GGATTGGGCATGGGACATGGGGCCTGGGGCATTGGGGCGGATTTAGCAGATGGATTTTCCCTCAGAGAGGTTGATATCAAACAAAACCCGCCCTCTGCTTCAGAAATGGAACTATTTTGACTGTGAATCAGAGGTAGCACTGACAGGTTCGTTATCTGGTCCTACAGGATATTTGACTTCTACTGAAGAACGACTTTCAACCTCGGATAAGTCACTCATTCCATAGTCATAAACCCCTACAGTTAATACAGGTAAGACCTCGAAATTCTCAATTGATGGTGGCGAACTAGTCAACCATTCAAAACCTAAAGCCTGCCAAGGGTTATCTTCTGCCTTAGTACCCCTTGTCCAACTCCAAACGGCATTGATCAGGAAAGGTATGGTTGAAACTGCCAGGATGTAGCTACCAATGGTACAAATAAAGTTGATATTGGCGAACTGGGGATCGTACATCGCTACCCGTCTGGGCATCCCTTGCAAGCCCAAAACGTGCATCGGCAGGAAGGTCAGGTTAAAACCGAAATAAGTGAGGATAAAATGGACAATTCCCCAAGGTTCATTAATCATTCTCCCCGTCATTTTAGGAAACCAGTGATAGATGGCGGTGTAAATCCCAAACATACTTCCACCAAATAACACGTAGTGCAGGTGAGCGACTACGAAATAGGTATCGTGGACGTGGATATCAAAGGGAACTGAAGCTAGCATTACGCCACTGAGTCCCCCGACTACGAAAGTCGAAATAAAGCCCATCGCAAAAAGCATGGGGCTATTGAGGCGAATTTTTCCGCCCCACATGGTAGCTAACCAGCCAAAAATCTTGATCCCCGTGGGTACGGCGATGATCATGGTGGTAATCATGAAAAACATCCGCAACCAGCCAGGAGTACCACTGGTAAACATATGGTGCGCCCAGACAATCAAACCCAGAAAGCTGATAGCTAAACTAGAGTAGGCGATCGCTGCATAACCAAAGATTGGTTTGCGAGAATGCACCGGAATTACTTCTGACATTACCCCAAAAAAGGGCAAAACCATAATGTAAACAGCTGGGTGGGAATAAAACCAGAATAAATGCTGGTAGACAACTGGATCTCCGCCACCAGTAGGATTAAAGAACGTTGTGCCGATTAGCAAGTCAAAAGCCAGTAAAATCAAGGCTCCGGCTAGGACTGGAGTCGCAATCACGGCGAGTAAAGAAGTAGATAGCATCGCCCAGCAAAATAAAGGCATCTGATTGAGCCTCATACTAGGAACCCGCATCTTCCAAAGGGTGACTAGGAAGTTAATCCCGCCCAAAATTGAGGAAGTTCCTAAAAGCAAAACGCTCATAATCCAGATAGCTTCACCTACCTGACTGGCAGTAACGCTCAAAGGTGGGTAGGAAGTCCAGCCAGCTTGAGCCGGATCGAAGAAGAAGCTAGAGATAAGTAAGATGCCTGTGGGGGGAATGATCCAAAAGGCTACAGCATTGAGCCGAGGGAAAGCCATATCCCGCGCCCCAATCATCAACGGCAGCAGATAATTAGCAAATCCAGCACCAGCAGGCACAATCCATAAAAAGATCATGATCGTGCCGTGAAGGGTAAATAAGCTGTTGTAGAGGCGAGGATCGACAAAATCTGGAGCAGGGGTAGCTAATTCAGTCCGAATCGCTGTAGCTAAGGCTCCCCCAACTAGATAAAACAGGAAGCCAGTCACTAGATATTGAATCCCAATGACCTTGTGATCGGTGCTGAAGGTGAAATAATCTTGCCACCTTCTTTCCTCACTATGAGGGTGATGTGACAAATGTTCACCACTTGGTTGCAACTGTGCTTGTGTCATACGCGAAAATTAAGGAAGAGGGAAGAAGGAAGAAGGAACAAGGAAGAGGATTCCTCTGAAAAGCTTAGCTTTTCCATCAGATATATCAGTAGGGTGGGCAATGCCTACTCTACATATAGTGTCAAAGTTGGCAATTTGCGTAAATCCTATTAATGATGAGAGTGGTGCATTTCGCTGACTAATTGAGTGTCTATACCCATTTCTTGCGCGTAAGGTGCTAGAAATTGGCTATCTGAGAGGTTAGTTGGGTTGAGGGCAAGTGCTTTGGAGTTATTGGGTTGGCTGGCGATTTGCTGACTTTGCACCCAGTTTTGGTAATCTTCTGGTGTGTGAGCAATTAACTTAGTAATCATCGAACCGTGGTAAGAACCACATAGTTCGGCACAGCGTAAGGGATATTCTCCCACTCGATTGAGGGTAAAGCGCAACTGAGCAGTACGTCCGGGGATCGCATCTTGTTTGAGACGCAATTGGGGCACCCAAAAAGCGTGTATAACGTCGTTAGCTGACAAATTAACTTGGATTTCTTGACCAACTGGCAAGTGTAATTCCCCAGTGGTAATACCGCTATCAGGGTAGTTAAAAATCCAAGCGTATTGCAAACCTGTGACATTTACCTCTAATTCCGCAGATTTACCCTGATTGAGGGGAGAAGCGCCAACTCCTAGAGCAATTTGGCGAGAATCAGATGGCATCGTCTCTAAAGGCGCAGCGATCGCTGCACCTCGGTGTGATTTAGGAGAGTGCATCGCGTGCATATCTCCTGCTGTCATGGGATCGACTCCTCCTAGGGTGTTGTAAATCTCAAAGCTATAAATTGAGATCCAAACCACAATCGCGGCGGGAATAGCTGTCCAGAGAATTTCTAAGGGGACATTCCCGTGCAATCCTGGACCATCGGTATTGTCTCCTTTGCGTTTGCGGAAGTAAAAAGCGCAAAAGATTAACGTCCCTTGAACAATCAAAAATAGACCTGTAGCTATGATCATCATGGTGTCGAATAGATCGTCAACCTGATTAGCTTCGTCAGAGGCGGCGATCGGCATGAGACCGTGGTTTTGACCGTACCACAGACTCAATAAGGTCAGCACGATGCCGATCAATAAAGTAGAAATAGTACTTGGAATATTCACGGTCGTTTAGGTATGTGGCTACAAGATTTAAGGATAACTAAACTGAAGTCAGAAGTCAGATCGCAAAAGACGAGATATAAGCGCTTGCGCGCGGCTACGCCTACGCGTCTGTACAGAATCAGGATTTCGGATTTCGCTCTATCTCCGTGTCCCCTCACCTCCTCTGCTCTTGATGCCCAACTACCACGGTAAACTACCCAGAGCAGATAGTGGTCAGCAAATCTCTATAGTTTTGCAATTTTTTAAGAATCTCTTGTGTAAAGATTGATTTCGGCGGCGGGAATGTCAAAGAAATTCTTAAAACGTTCGCTGGCAGTTAATATAGCGATTCCCAGTCATGGATAAGGGTTGGTTCGTTTCTAGATCGAAAAATAACGAGTCAAAATAAAGAGTATCTATACTTAGAGTAACCACAGCTAATTCATTAAGCATGACTAACTTTGTCTGGAGAGAGCAAATTACTGTTAATTCTCCTTCATGGGTAGAGAGAATCCGCAGTTTGGTTTGGAAATGTGCGATCGCTACCCTATTACTTATGATGGTTGGCAGCGCTACCAGAGTGATGGACGCAGGTTTAGCTTGCCCTGACTGGCCCTTGTGTTATGGTCAGTTAGTTCCCCATCAACAAATGAATTTTCAAGTCTTCCTGGAGTGGTTTCATCGCTTAGATGCAGCTTTAATTGGATTGAGTACCTTAATTTTGACCGGAGTTTCTTGGTGGCAAAGACGCGCACTACCGACTTGGTTACCTTGGGCGAGTAGTTTTGCTTTGTTAGCAATAGTTTTTCAAGGGGTATTAGGCGGATTAACTGTAACTGAGTTACTCCGGTTTGATATTGTTACGGCTCACCTGGCTACTGCCATGTTATTTTTTGCTACCTTGGTAGTCATGGGAACGATGCTATCTCCCTACCAAGGAACAGGGGCGGGTTATCCTTTAGCTTGGGTTAGTGGTACGGCAGCCACGTTAGTCTATTTGCAAAGCTTGCTGGGGGGATTAGTGGCTTCTCGTTGGGCTGTGCATCAATGCTTGGGGATCTCTCAGTTGTGTGCTGTGATGAACAGTCATATGGCGGCTGTAGTCCCCACTACTTTGGTGACGGCTAGTTTAATCTGGTTGGCTTGGCGGACTCCTGCTTTACATTTTGGTTTGCGCCAATTGACTAAGGCGATCGCCACTCTGTTAATATTACAAATTGCTTTGGGAGTAGCTACTTTTTGGTTCCGTCTCCAAGTAGAACCCCTAACGGTAGCTCATCATACAATCGGCGTGACTCTTTTGGGTACATTAGTGGCATTTACGGTTTTAGCCATCAAGGATCGTCAAGCAGTGACTGTTTAGGAATTAATCCCGTTGCCAATCAATAAGTTTATATGCTCATAATGTTAGGTCTGCGGTGAGGTAAAATTTATCCTCCGTTTATATAGCCTTTCTAAGATAGATTGTGGGACAGGCTTCCACGCTGTGCCTATGCAGGCAAGATGCCTCACAATCGCCAAATCTGAAGGGCTGAAATCGTTGCAAAAATTGAGGAATCTTCGGCATGATTGAGGCAAATCTCTCTCAAACCCATCAAAGACTTGGGGAAATTATTTATAGCTATTACCAACTCACCAAACCGAGAATTATTCCGTTATTGCTAGTCACAACAGCAGCAGGAATGTGGATGGCGGGTGAAGGAAAAGTCGATCCATTTTTGCTATTAATAACTTTACTCGGTGGGACTTTAGCTGCGGCTTCCGCCCAAGCACTCAATTGTATCTACGATCGCGATATCGATTATACGATGGAAAGGACTCGTCATCGTCCCATACCCTCCGGCAAAATTCAACCTAGAGACGCGGCATTGTTTGCGATCGCTCTAGGAACCCTTTCTTTTATCTTGTTATCGGCGTTTGTCAACCTTTTATCGGCTTTACTGGCAATGGCAGGGATTGTGTTTTACATGGCAATTTACACCCATTTGCTTAAACGCCATACCACCCAAAATATCGTCATTGGTGGAGCCGCAGGAGCGATTCCAGCCCTGGTTGGCTGGGCGGCGGTGCGAAATGACCTAACGTGGGCACCTTGGCTGTTATTTGCCTTAGTTTTCTTGTGGACACCTCCTCATTTTTGGGCATTAGCTTTGATGATCAAAGATGACTATGCTCAAGTCGGCGTACCGATGTTACCTGTTGTGGCTGGAGAAGAGGCTACAACGGGACAAATCTGGGTTTATAGCTTAATTTTGGTGCCATCTAGCTTACTTTTGGTTTATCCACTCCACGCTTCTGGACTTCTTTACGGATTGGTTGCGGCGATCTTGGGATTCATTTTCTTAAAAAAAGCCTGGTTGTTGAAGCAAGTACCTACTGACAAAGACTTAGCGCGATCGCTCTTCAAGTTCTCAATCCTTTATATGATGCTACTTTGTGCCGGAATCGTGGTTGACAGTCTTCCCATAACTCATTATCTAGTTGGGACTTTGCCTAATATATAAAATCGGCTGTTAGTTTTCATTCCTACTTGGGAAACCTATGGAAGGTAGCCACTGGTTAATGCAAGGGATGTTTTCTCCAGACTCTTGTAGATGTAGCACTGCTATGTTTCTACCAATACCAGGCTCCTGACTTTTATCCCCATAGAAGATTATATGAAAAACTGGCCCACTTGGTTTCCCTGCCCTAGCGCGTGGATGAGCGCTTTATTTTTGACTGTATTTGCTGGTTCTATTGCCGTTTGGTCACAGAGAATTAGCGATCTAGGGATGTACTTAGCTAAATATTCCCACAGATTTACGTTTGGATGCGGAGTTTTAGCGATAATTTTCCCGATTATCATGGTGGCTATTATCCATCATGTCTTTCACGTATTTCTAGATAACTGCCTTCCCGATTCCCAAGGTGCAGAAAGTACAAGAACTCAAGGTCTTTTTCCAACTACTTTCAGTTGGTGGGAAGGTTTATACAGTTGGTTAGTTCTGGTTTTAGCTACCATCTTAACTGGGGGAATTCTCGGTATTATCTTGTCTCAAGAAGAGATTTGGCGATCGCTATACGTCTGGCAAAGAGTCTGGTACAAATTTGACTATCTCATGACTTTTCCCACTTTTGTTTGGGTAATAGTAGCAGCTTATTTATATCAATTTGAACACATAGTTCGCGAAAAATTTATAGCTGCTAAGACTCCCTAAAATTCCAGAATTTAAACCCATTTTCAGGATTTTATCTCACTATTTTTAGCAATATAATGACTATGATTTCTCCCGTTGAATCGACAGTTTTCCTCGACCATTTAGAACTAGTTAATCGCGGACGCTCTCTAGTAGCTAGTTTATTAGAAAGCATGGCAGATCGAGTTAAATTTGCTGAAGATAGCACCAAGAGAAACTCAGGTCAATTGGGATTAGTTAGAGAGATTGAAGATTTAGATAGAGTTAGCGATAAATTAAAAAAAGGTGTTTTTAGGTTACTCGTACTCGGTGATATGAAGCGAGGAAAAAGCACCTTTTTAAATGCTTTAATTGGGGAGAAAGTTTTACCTAGCGATGTCAATCCCTGTACTGCTATTCTGACGGTTTTGCGGTATGGGACTACTAAAAAAGTGACTGTTTATTTTAGCGATCGCCGAAGTCCAGAAGAGTTAGATTTTCAAGAATTCAAACTAAAATACACTATCGATCCATCGGAAGCAAAACAATTAGAGCAAGAAAATAAATCGGCTTTTCCTAATGTAGATTATGCAGTCGTTGAATATCCGTTACCTCTATTAGCTAAAGGAGTGGAAATCGTTGATAGTCCCGGACTGAACGATACAGAAGCGAGGAACGAACTATCATTAGGATATGTCAATAACTGTCATGCAATTCTGTTTGTTTTAGCTGCGTCTCAGCCTTGTACTTTAGCAGAACGTCGCTATTTAGAAAACTACATTAAAGATCGAGGATTGAGTGTTTTCTTTTTAATTAATGCTTGGGATCGAGTGCGGGAAAGTTTAATCGATCCTGATGATACAGAAGAGTTAGAGTTAGCGGAAACCAGATTGAGACAAGTTTTTGCGAATAATTTAGCTGAATACTGTCGGGTAGATGGTTACAATCTTTACGAAGAAAGAGTATTTGAAGTTTCTTCTCTTCAGGCTTTAAGAAAAAGATTAAAAAATCCAGATGCGTTGTTAGAAGGAACTGGGTTTCCTGAATTTATTAAGGCTCTAAATACCTTTTTAACCAAGGAAAGAGGAATAGCAGAATTACGGGAAGGAAGGACTATTGCTCGACAAATTACTCACAGAATTCAAGAGGCGATCGCCAGACGCATTCCTTTACTAGACACGGATGTAAATGAGCTAAAAAAACGAATTAATTCCGTGACTCCAGAGTTTGAGCAACTAACTGAAATTCGCGATCGCTTCCAATCAGAAATAGTTAGGAGTCGAGATACAAAATCTCAGGCGATCGCTGAATCTTTTCGCACTTATACTTTAAATTTAGGGAACACATTTGAAGCTGATTTTCTCAAGTATCAACCTGAATTGAAGTTACTTGATTTCTTAAGTCAGGGAAAGCGAGAGGCGTTTAATGCAGCTATGCAAAAAGCTTTTGAACAGTACATAAATGATAAATTAGCAGATTGGAGTCGCAGCGCAGAACAAGAAATGAAAACTGCTTTTAGTCAACTTTCTCAAACTGCGGCTAAATACGGATCTTCTTACAATCAAATCACCGATAGAATCACCGAAAAACTGACGGGACAGCAAGTCCCTACTAATATCAATTCTACTACTGAAGATAACTCTCCAGGATGGGCAAAATGGGCAATGGGACTTTTCTCATTATCTACAGGTAATATCGCAGGGATGGCGCTAGCTGGTGCTGGTTTTGATTGGAAAAGTATCCTCCTCAATTACTTTACCGTAGTCGGTTTAGGTAGTATCATTGCCGCAGTATTTCCCGTGGCACTTTTCGCAGGACCAATTGGATTGGGTTTGCTAGGATTAGGTGTAG
Above is a window of Merismopedia glauca CCAP 1448/3 DNA encoding:
- the ctaD gene encoding cytochrome c oxidase subunit I, whose translation is MTQAQLQPSGEHLSHHPHSEERRWQDYFTFSTDHKVIGIQYLVTGFLFYLVGGALATAIRTELATPAPDFVDPRLYNSLFTLHGTIMIFLWIVPAGAGFANYLLPLMIGARDMAFPRLNAVAFWIIPPTGILLISSFFFDPAQAGWTSYPPLSVTASQVGEAIWIMSVLLLGTSSILGGINFLVTLWKMRVPSMRLNQMPLFCWAMLSTSLLAVIATPVLAGALILLAFDLLIGTTFFNPTGGGDPVVYQHLFWFYSHPAVYIMVLPFFGVMSEVIPVHSRKPIFGYAAIAYSSLAISFLGLIVWAHHMFTSGTPGWLRMFFMITTMIIAVPTGIKIFGWLATMWGGKIRLNSPMLFAMGFISTFVVGGLSGVMLASVPFDIHVHDTYFVVAHLHYVLFGGSMFGIYTAIYHWFPKMTGRMINEPWGIVHFILTYFGFNLTFLPMHVLGLQGMPRRVAMYDPQFANINFICTIGSYILAVSTIPFLINAVWSWTRGTKAEDNPWQALGFEWLTSSPPSIENFEVLPVLTVGVYDYGMSDLSEVESRSSVEVKYPVGPDNEPVSATSDSQSK
- a CDS encoding cytochrome c oxidase subunit II; protein product: MNIPSTISTLLIGIVLTLLSLWYGQNHGLMPIAASDEANQVDDLFDTMMIIATGLFLIVQGTLIFCAFYFRKRKGDNTDGPGLHGNVPLEILWTAIPAAIVVWISIYSFEIYNTLGGVDPMTAGDMHAMHSPKSHRGAAIAAPLETMPSDSRQIALGVGASPLNQGKSAELEVNVTGLQYAWIFNYPDSGITTGELHLPVGQEIQVNLSANDVIHAFWVPQLRLKQDAIPGRTAQLRFTLNRVGEYPLRCAELCGSYHGSMITKLIAHTPEDYQNWVQSQQIASQPNNSKALALNPTNLSDSQFLAPYAQEMGIDTQLVSEMHHSHH
- a CDS encoding COX15/CtaA family protein, which encodes MTNFVWREQITVNSPSWVERIRSLVWKCAIATLLLMMVGSATRVMDAGLACPDWPLCYGQLVPHQQMNFQVFLEWFHRLDAALIGLSTLILTGVSWWQRRALPTWLPWASSFALLAIVFQGVLGGLTVTELLRFDIVTAHLATAMLFFATLVVMGTMLSPYQGTGAGYPLAWVSGTAATLVYLQSLLGGLVASRWAVHQCLGISQLCAVMNSHMAAVVPTTLVTASLIWLAWRTPALHFGLRQLTKAIATLLILQIALGVATFWFRLQVEPLTVAHHTIGVTLLGTLVAFTVLAIKDRQAVTV
- a CDS encoding heme o synthase, with the translated sequence MIEANLSQTHQRLGEIIYSYYQLTKPRIIPLLLVTTAAGMWMAGEGKVDPFLLLITLLGGTLAAASAQALNCIYDRDIDYTMERTRHRPIPSGKIQPRDAALFAIALGTLSFILLSAFVNLLSALLAMAGIVFYMAIYTHLLKRHTTQNIVIGGAAGAIPALVGWAAVRNDLTWAPWLLFALVFLWTPPHFWALALMIKDDYAQVGVPMLPVVAGEEATTGQIWVYSLILVPSSLLLVYPLHASGLLYGLVAAILGFIFLKKAWLLKQVPTDKDLARSLFKFSILYMMLLCAGIVVDSLPITHYLVGTLPNI
- a CDS encoding dynamin family protein; protein product: MISPVESTVFLDHLELVNRGRSLVASLLESMADRVKFAEDSTKRNSGQLGLVREIEDLDRVSDKLKKGVFRLLVLGDMKRGKSTFLNALIGEKVLPSDVNPCTAILTVLRYGTTKKVTVYFSDRRSPEELDFQEFKLKYTIDPSEAKQLEQENKSAFPNVDYAVVEYPLPLLAKGVEIVDSPGLNDTEARNELSLGYVNNCHAILFVLAASQPCTLAERRYLENYIKDRGLSVFFLINAWDRVRESLIDPDDTEELELAETRLRQVFANNLAEYCRVDGYNLYEERVFEVSSLQALRKRLKNPDALLEGTGFPEFIKALNTFLTKERGIAELREGRTIARQITHRIQEAIARRIPLLDTDVNELKKRINSVTPEFEQLTEIRDRFQSEIVRSRDTKSQAIAESFRTYTLNLGNTFEADFLKYQPELKLLDFLSQGKREAFNAAMQKAFEQYINDKLADWSRSAEQEMKTAFSQLSQTAAKYGSSYNQITDRITEKLTGQQVPTNINSTTEDNSPGWAKWAMGLFSLSTGNIAGMALAGAGFDWKSILLNYFTVVGLGSIIAAVFPVALFAGPIGLGLLGLGVGVFQADRSRHEVVKLAKQELVKHLPRLAQEQSKTVFNAVQECFNVYEREVTKRINEDIQSRQSELDNLLAQKSSFEIDRQTEIERLQKLETEVSGKLKEVENIYQDCISSLS